One Thermofilum pendens Hrk 5 DNA segment encodes these proteins:
- a CDS encoding phosphatase PAP2 family protein, whose protein sequence is MARSKLDYLFAAVSVLLLVSPLIAYLTGNWVGFWRLATNLGDEPAYVALAVVLYFLVDQGLGFSVLLALSTTAWLNVVVKNTLRLPRPPRELWLANAEGYGFPSGHSQTSTTFWSSLSLKTRRLGVVVLGVAVVAIVGASRIMLNVHYPWDVAGGIALGLAVSYASYYLFDRLPGKASLSSAVLAVYGLAVGGLYLVVADATIARIGGLIVGLSVYPLVSEKVSLAGKPLAWRAVLAAVALVVAMLLTTVAKAQPVPVQFIAYLATGATVVSLPLLLKRAEKA, encoded by the coding sequence ATGGCGAGGAGTAAGCTTGACTACCTTTTCGCGGCGGTATCAGTCTTGCTACTTGTCTCCCCGCTGATCGCCTACCTGACTGGTAACTGGGTCGGCTTCTGGCGGCTTGCCACGAACCTGGGCGACGAACCCGCCTACGTGGCTCTAGCCGTTGTGCTGTACTTCCTCGTCGACCAGGGCTTGGGGTTCTCGGTTTTACTAGCGCTCTCCACGACTGCTTGGTTGAACGTCGTAGTGAAGAATACCCTTCGGCTCCCCCGCCCCCCGAGGGAGCTGTGGCTTGCGAACGCAGAGGGGTACGGTTTTCCGAGTGGGCACTCGCAGACATCCACCACTTTTTGGTCCAGCCTCTCGCTTAAAACGCGGAGGCTCGGAGTAGTGGTTCTGGGTGTAGCGGTCGTAGCGATAGTCGGTGCCTCCAGGATAATGCTGAACGTGCACTATCCCTGGGACGTTGCCGGCGGCATTGCGCTGGGACTCGCTGTGTCTTACGCCTCGTACTACCTCTTCGACAGGCTACCGGGGAAGGCTTCTCTATCCTCCGCTGTTCTGGCGGTTTACGGGCTCGCGGTGGGGGGCCTCTACCTGGTAGTCGCGGACGCGACGATCGCTAGGATAGGGGGGCTGATAGTAGGCCTCTCCGTATACCCGCTGGTAAGCGAGAAGGTGAGCCTAGCCGGCAAGCCTCTCGCGTGGAGGGCGGTGCTCGCTGCGGTAGCCCTCGTGGTCGCCATGCTTCTAACGACGGTTGCTAAGGCGCAACCAGTCCCGGTACAGTTCATCGCCTACCTGGCTACGGGGGCTACAGTTGTAAGTCTACCGCTTCTACTGAAAAGAGCAGAAAAAGCTTAG
- a CDS encoding M42 family metallopeptidase, giving the protein MSAYKLDEKSLNVLKEITEIVAPSGFEEPVLERIKQYYSEYADEVRRDNLGSLILVKRGSSERPKVLVAGHVDEVGFLVTGITPEGFITFTTLGGWFEQVLLAQRVVIRTKKGEVYGVITSKPPHLLTPEERQKVVQFSQMYIDVGATSKEEVEKLGVRIGDPVAPWSPFTRTAFEDRIMAKALDDRVGAFIAMEVLKHLRLNGIDHPNTLYAAATVQEEVGLRGAETVGWVADHDVAIVTEVDIAGDVPGIKPSEAPAKLGKGPSIIVYDRSMIPNPRFKEFVIEVAEEAKIPYQLSAVSGGTDAGRLHLYKGGRPSIVIGVPTRHIHSHVSIVSLSDVENAVRLVLELVKRLDQETLKRFVNI; this is encoded by the coding sequence GTGTCAGCGTACAAATTAGATGAAAAATCCCTGAACGTTTTAAAAGAGATAACGGAGATAGTGGCGCCTTCCGGCTTCGAGGAGCCCGTCCTCGAGAGGATAAAGCAGTACTACTCGGAGTACGCAGACGAGGTGAGACGCGATAACCTTGGCTCGCTGATCCTCGTCAAGAGGGGTTCGAGCGAGAGGCCCAAGGTTCTTGTCGCTGGTCACGTGGACGAAGTGGGCTTCCTCGTAACGGGGATAACCCCCGAAGGTTTCATCACGTTCACCACGCTGGGAGGCTGGTTTGAGCAGGTTCTCCTGGCTCAGCGGGTCGTCATAAGGACGAAGAAGGGGGAGGTCTACGGCGTCATTACGAGCAAGCCTCCGCACCTGTTGACACCGGAGGAGAGGCAGAAGGTCGTCCAGTTCAGCCAGATGTACATCGACGTCGGCGCTACGAGCAAGGAGGAAGTAGAAAAGCTAGGTGTAAGAATAGGGGACCCGGTGGCGCCGTGGTCTCCCTTCACGAGGACCGCGTTCGAGGACAGAATCATGGCGAAAGCTTTGGACGACAGAGTGGGGGCTTTCATAGCGATGGAGGTCCTCAAGCACCTCAGGCTTAACGGTATTGACCACCCGAACACGCTCTACGCGGCTGCAACTGTGCAGGAGGAGGTTGGGCTTAGGGGCGCCGAGACTGTTGGATGGGTGGCAGACCACGACGTAGCCATAGTTACGGAGGTAGACATAGCCGGCGATGTGCCGGGGATAAAGCCTAGCGAGGCTCCGGCTAAACTCGGGAAGGGACCGTCCATAATCGTGTACGACAGGTCGATGATACCTAATCCTCGCTTCAAGGAGTTCGTCATAGAGGTCGCCGAGGAGGCAAAGATCCCCTACCAGCTATCGGCTGTGAGTGGCGGCACGGATGCCGGCAGGCTTCACCTTTACAAGGGAGGAAGGCCCAGCATTGTGATAGGCGTGCCCACTAGGCATATACACAGCCACGTCAGCATCGTGAGTCTGAGCGACGTGGAGAACGCCGTTCGACTAGTGCTGGAACTCGTGAAGCGGCTGGACCAGGAAACCCTAAAAAGGTTCGTGAATATATAG